Proteins from one Streptomyces sp. NBC_00390 genomic window:
- the shc gene encoding squalene--hopene cyclase, which translates to MTATTDGSSGSSGTRAPAATESTDTRSALVQAPDDIHEAARRAAERSSAYLLARQDAEGWWKGDLETNVSMDAEDLLLRQFLGIQDARTTDAAARFIRGQQREDGTWATFFGGPGELSATIEAYVALRLAGDRPDDPHMARASAWVRKHGGIAAGRVFTRIWLALFGWWKWEDLPELPPELIFLPTWAPLNIYDFGCWARQTIVPLTVVSAKRPVRPAPFPLDELHTDPKTPNPPKRLAPAASWDGFFQRADKALRLYHKVAPRRLRRAAMNTAARWIVERQENDGCWGGIQPPAVYSVIALHLLGYDLKHPVMRAGLESLDRFAVWSERDGRPVRMIEACQSPVWDTCLATIALADAGLPGDHPALVKAADWMLGEQVVRPGDWSVRRPGLSPGGWAFEFHNDNYPDIDDTAEVVLALRRVKHPHPAQVDAAVERGVRWNLGMQSANGAWGAFDADNTSAFPNRLPFCDFGEVIDPPSADVTAHVVEMLAWEGKAHHPRTRRGIRWLLTEQEANGAWFGRWGVNFIYGTGSVVPALTAAGLPPSHPAIRRAVRWLESVQNDDGGWGEDLRSYLPQGHRPGGTPMESWIGHGTSTASQTAWALLALLAAGERDSKAVERGIVWLAGTQREDGSWDEPYFTGTGFPWDFSINYHLYRQVFPLTALGRYAHGEPSADRSATRKGG; encoded by the coding sequence ATGACAGCGACGACCGACGGAAGCAGCGGGTCCTCGGGGACCCGTGCCCCCGCGGCCACTGAATCGACCGACACACGGTCCGCACTCGTCCAGGCGCCGGACGACATCCATGAGGCCGCGCGGCGCGCCGCAGAACGCTCGAGCGCCTATCTGCTCGCCCGGCAGGACGCCGAAGGCTGGTGGAAGGGCGACCTCGAGACCAATGTGAGCATGGACGCCGAGGATCTGCTGCTGCGTCAGTTCCTCGGGATCCAGGACGCCCGCACCACCGACGCAGCCGCGCGGTTCATCCGGGGACAGCAGCGTGAGGACGGCACCTGGGCCACCTTTTTCGGCGGCCCCGGCGAACTGTCCGCCACCATCGAGGCCTACGTCGCCCTGCGGCTCGCCGGCGACCGGCCCGACGACCCGCACATGGCACGGGCCTCCGCCTGGGTCCGCAAGCACGGGGGGATCGCCGCCGGCCGGGTCTTCACCCGGATCTGGCTCGCGCTCTTCGGCTGGTGGAAGTGGGAGGACCTCCCCGAACTGCCGCCCGAGCTGATCTTCCTGCCCACCTGGGCGCCCCTGAACATCTACGACTTCGGCTGCTGGGCACGGCAGACCATCGTTCCACTGACGGTCGTCTCGGCCAAGCGGCCGGTGCGCCCCGCCCCGTTCCCGCTCGACGAACTGCACACCGATCCGAAGACGCCGAATCCCCCCAAGCGCCTCGCACCTGCCGCGAGTTGGGACGGCTTCTTCCAGCGGGCCGACAAGGCGCTGCGCCTCTACCACAAGGTTGCACCGCGCCGGCTGCGCCGAGCGGCCATGAACACCGCAGCCCGCTGGATCGTCGAGCGGCAGGAGAACGACGGCTGCTGGGGCGGCATTCAGCCGCCGGCCGTGTACTCGGTCATTGCGCTCCATCTGCTCGGCTACGACCTGAAGCATCCCGTGATGCGCGCCGGCCTCGAGTCGCTGGACCGTTTCGCGGTCTGGAGCGAGCGGGACGGCCGTCCCGTCCGCATGATCGAGGCCTGCCAGTCCCCGGTCTGGGACACCTGCCTCGCCACCATCGCGCTCGCCGACGCCGGCCTGCCGGGCGACCATCCGGCCCTGGTCAAGGCCGCGGACTGGATGCTCGGCGAGCAGGTCGTGCGGCCCGGCGACTGGTCGGTACGCAGGCCAGGCCTGTCGCCGGGCGGCTGGGCGTTCGAGTTCCACAACGACAACTACCCGGACATCGACGACACGGCCGAGGTGGTCCTTGCCCTGCGCCGGGTGAAGCACCCGCACCCCGCGCAGGTCGATGCCGCGGTGGAACGCGGGGTGCGCTGGAATCTCGGCATGCAGTCCGCCAACGGTGCCTGGGGCGCGTTCGACGCCGACAACACCAGCGCCTTCCCCAACCGGCTGCCGTTCTGCGACTTCGGCGAGGTGATCGACCCGCCGTCCGCGGACGTCACCGCGCATGTCGTGGAGATGCTGGCGTGGGAGGGCAAGGCCCATCATCCACGTACTCGCCGTGGTATTCGGTGGCTGCTCACCGAACAGGAGGCCAACGGCGCCTGGTTCGGCCGCTGGGGCGTCAACTTCATTTACGGCACAGGGTCGGTGGTGCCCGCTCTCACCGCCGCCGGGTTGCCGCCCTCGCACCCCGCGATCCGCCGCGCCGTCCGCTGGCTCGAATCCGTGCAGAACGACGACGGCGGCTGGGGCGAGGACCTGCGCTCGTACCTTCCCCAGGGACATCGTCCTGGGGGGACCCCGATGGAGAGCTGGATCGGACATGGCACGTCCACCGCTTCCCAGACGGCCTGGGCCCTGCTCGCGCTGCTGGCGGCGGGGGAGCGGGACAGCAAAGCGGTCGAGCGCGGGATCGTCTGGCTCGCCGGGACCCAGCGCGAGGACGGCTCCTGGGACGAGCCGTATTTCACCGGTACCGGATTCCCCTGGGACTTCTCCATCAACTACCACCTGTACCGGCAGGTCTTCCCGCTGACGGCGCTCGGCCGGTACGCGCACGGCGAGCCGTCCGCCGACCGTTCGGCCACCCGCAAGGGGGGCTGA